One window of Arthrobacter oryzae genomic DNA carries:
- a CDS encoding ABC-F family ATP-binding cassette domain-containing protein, whose translation MSLVRLQDVSVRFDNTRILREAYFRLEAGDRVGLIGKNGSGKTTMLQLILDRITPESGTVTVEPGTRIGYFSQFSELNGESTITEVLDALFSEIKAVEAELASIDTAIAGDPEGDELDRLIERQAGLFEDMDRLDGWDYPRRIDKVLTTLGFSGAHRVCAIDELSGGWRNRAALAKILLEDPDVLLLDEPTNFLDVAGVEWLESWFRDFKGAAVIVSHDRKFLDAVVTRIIEVENFHLHEYPGNFGEYIVQKQFRLKSLEQQFVHESELLAFEAEGIADRREAAKAASRGLGNQLAKIKKSRTPRPVDQIVTEIYGGLHVKDVLCRVEGLWKSYGDKALFKDLGFEIRRGNRIVVLGSNGSGKSTLLKVLTGEEDADAGVVSWAKGPGFVSYNRMLEELDDADTVSHAVNALPDSLAFSATKKSVNRFLAMFQFSEADLKQKIGNLSGGQKARVAMAQCLLSGASVLLLDEPTNHLDLSSTQVMERALMHFPGAVVVVSHDRFFSEKIANRYLVFGADAALPGEVKVRAA comes from the coding sequence ATGAGCCTTGTCCGGCTGCAAGACGTCAGCGTGCGATTCGATAACACCCGGATACTGCGCGAGGCATACTTCCGCCTGGAAGCGGGCGACCGGGTGGGGCTCATCGGCAAGAACGGTTCAGGCAAGACCACGATGCTCCAGCTGATCCTTGACCGGATAACGCCGGAGTCCGGCACCGTGACGGTGGAGCCCGGAACCAGGATCGGCTACTTCTCGCAGTTCTCCGAACTGAACGGGGAGTCAACCATTACCGAGGTCCTCGACGCGCTGTTCTCGGAAATCAAAGCTGTCGAGGCGGAACTGGCGTCCATTGACACGGCCATCGCCGGTGACCCTGAGGGAGACGAACTTGACCGGCTGATCGAACGCCAGGCCGGTCTGTTCGAAGACATGGACCGCCTCGACGGCTGGGACTATCCCCGCAGGATTGACAAAGTCCTGACGACGCTCGGCTTCAGCGGTGCCCACCGGGTGTGCGCCATCGACGAGCTGTCCGGTGGCTGGCGCAACCGGGCTGCGCTGGCAAAAATCCTCCTGGAGGACCCGGACGTGCTGCTTCTCGATGAGCCCACCAACTTCCTGGACGTAGCCGGCGTCGAGTGGCTGGAAAGCTGGTTCCGCGACTTCAAAGGTGCCGCGGTCATCGTTTCGCACGACCGGAAGTTCCTTGACGCCGTCGTCACCAGAATCATCGAAGTGGAGAATTTCCACCTGCACGAATACCCGGGCAACTTCGGTGAATACATCGTGCAGAAGCAGTTCCGGCTCAAATCCCTCGAGCAGCAGTTTGTGCATGAATCCGAACTCCTGGCATTTGAGGCTGAGGGCATCGCCGACCGTCGCGAGGCTGCCAAAGCCGCCAGCCGCGGGCTCGGAAACCAGCTGGCAAAGATCAAGAAATCCCGCACGCCCAGGCCGGTGGACCAGATCGTCACCGAGATCTATGGCGGACTGCACGTCAAGGACGTCCTCTGCCGGGTGGAGGGGCTGTGGAAATCCTACGGGGACAAGGCACTCTTCAAAGACCTTGGCTTCGAGATCAGGCGAGGGAACCGGATCGTTGTGCTGGGCTCGAACGGCAGCGGCAAATCCACCCTCCTGAAAGTGCTGACGGGCGAGGAAGACGCAGACGCCGGCGTTGTCTCTTGGGCGAAAGGCCCCGGTTTCGTCTCCTACAACCGGATGCTCGAAGAGCTCGACGACGCCGACACGGTTTCGCACGCAGTCAATGCCCTGCCGGACAGCCTGGCTTTCAGCGCCACCAAAAAGTCAGTCAACCGGTTCCTGGCGATGTTCCAGTTCTCCGAAGCGGATCTCAAGCAGAAAATCGGGAACCTCTCCGGCGGCCAGAAAGCCCGCGTCGCGATGGCGCAGTGCCTGCTGTCCGGTGCGTCGGTCCTGCTGCTGGACGAACCCACCAACCACCTGGACCTGTCCAGCACCCAGGTGATGGAACGGGCGCTGATGCACTTTCCGGGTGCCGTGGTGGTGGTCAGCCACGACAGGTTCTTCAGTGAGAAGATCGCCAACCGATACCTGGTCTTCGGTGCCGACGCGGCACTGCCCGGCGAGGTGAAGGTGCGCGCCGCCTGA
- a CDS encoding GNAT family N-acetyltransferase, whose product MRGSIWPVTLECGDIVLRPIRYRDRKEWMAVRSRNAEWLAPWEASNPAPGGALPDYRQMVRSLNAQAAQATALPFVIAERTPARRDPAIVGQLTVSSIVWGSAMMATLGYWVDKSCAGRGIAPTAVAMATDYCFGSLGLHRMEINIRPENGPSLRVVEKLGFRDEGYRPRFLHINGEWADHRSFALTSEEVPEGLLARWLRSRRA is encoded by the coding sequence GTGCGGGGCAGCATCTGGCCGGTGACGCTGGAATGCGGCGACATTGTGCTGCGCCCCATCCGGTACCGCGACCGCAAGGAATGGATGGCGGTCCGCTCCCGCAACGCCGAATGGCTCGCTCCCTGGGAAGCCTCCAATCCTGCTCCCGGAGGGGCGCTGCCGGACTACCGTCAGATGGTCAGGTCCCTCAATGCGCAGGCTGCTCAGGCCACCGCACTGCCCTTTGTGATCGCAGAACGCACACCTGCCCGGCGCGATCCTGCGATTGTGGGCCAGCTGACGGTGTCGTCCATCGTCTGGGGCTCGGCGATGATGGCGACGCTTGGCTACTGGGTGGACAAGTCCTGTGCCGGGCGGGGGATTGCGCCCACGGCTGTGGCCATGGCCACCGACTACTGCTTCGGCAGCCTTGGGCTGCACCGGATGGAAATCAACATCCGGCCCGAAAACGGGCCCAGCCTCCGGGTGGTGGAGAAGCTGGGGTTCCGGGACGAGGGCTACCGGCCGCGGTTCCTGCACATCAACGGGGAATGGGCGGACCACCGCTCCTTCGCACTGACCTCCGAAGAAGTTCCGGAGGGACTGCTGGCCAGATGGCTGAGGAGCCGCCGGGCCTGA
- the galU gene encoding UTP--glucose-1-phosphate uridylyltransferase GalU, with translation MTTTNTSVRKAVIPAAGLGTRFLPATKAMPKEMLPVVDKPAIQYVVEEAVNVGLTDILMITGRNKRALEDHFDRVPSLESTLEAKGDTTKLEAIQAASNLGDIHYVRQGDPMGLGHAVLRAKQHVGYEPFAVLLGDDLIDARDELLSKMIEVQARTGGSVVALIEVEPSQISAYGCADIDETDMNGFVRIRKLVEKPEAAEAPSNLAVIGRYVLHPAVFDVLERTEPGRGGEIQLTDALQELAAGEGEGYGVYGVVFRGRRYDTGDKLSYLKACVQLACDSDDLGPGLREWLPEFTASLAK, from the coding sequence GTGACTACCACCAATACTTCCGTCCGCAAGGCTGTCATTCCTGCTGCGGGCCTCGGCACCAGGTTCCTTCCGGCCACCAAGGCCATGCCCAAGGAAATGCTGCCGGTTGTGGACAAACCCGCGATCCAGTATGTGGTCGAGGAAGCGGTCAACGTCGGCCTCACGGACATCCTGATGATCACCGGCCGGAACAAGCGCGCCCTCGAAGACCACTTTGACCGGGTCCCTTCGCTGGAGTCCACCCTTGAAGCCAAAGGCGACACCACCAAGCTCGAAGCCATCCAGGCCGCAAGCAACCTCGGCGACATCCATTACGTCCGCCAGGGCGACCCGATGGGCCTCGGCCACGCAGTGCTGCGGGCCAAGCAGCATGTCGGTTACGAGCCCTTCGCCGTACTGCTTGGCGATGACCTTATCGACGCACGGGACGAACTGCTCAGCAAGATGATCGAAGTGCAGGCCCGGACCGGCGGCTCGGTGGTGGCACTGATTGAAGTGGAGCCCTCCCAGATCAGCGCCTACGGCTGCGCCGACATCGACGAGACAGACATGAACGGCTTCGTGCGGATCCGGAAGCTTGTGGAAAAGCCCGAGGCGGCCGAGGCCCCTTCCAACCTGGCCGTGATCGGCCGCTACGTCCTCCACCCGGCGGTGTTCGATGTCCTCGAACGCACCGAACCGGGCAGGGGCGGGGAAATCCAGCTCACCGATGCCCTCCAGGAACTTGCTGCAGGGGAGGGCGAAGGATACGGCGTCTACGGCGTGGTATTCCGCGGCCGTCGCTACGACACGGGCGATAAGCTCAGCTACCTCAAGGCGTGCGTGCAGCTGGCCTGCGACAGCGACGACCTCGGCCCCGGCCTGCGCGAGTGGCTGCCGGAATTCACTGCCTCCCTGGCCAAGTAA
- a CDS encoding 5-formyltetrahydrofolate cyclo-ligase: MPSKEEIRSAHRLRRAALSAAGLEAAGAGIARHGLQWATMVATGERSTFAVYLGVGSEPPTLPLIAALHSTGHRVLLPVCGPARTLSWVYWTPATRFVRSSYAPIDEPVGEQHGTETMQEAAGIFAPATAVDLSGNRIGQGGGYYDKFLAGLEADGLPVPAAAVVFDHEVLPAGSIPAESFDHKIPVAVTPSHLTKLM; this comes from the coding sequence ATGCCGTCGAAGGAAGAGATCCGCTCGGCCCACAGGCTCCGGCGTGCCGCTTTGTCAGCTGCCGGGCTGGAGGCCGCCGGCGCGGGCATCGCCCGCCACGGGCTGCAGTGGGCCACCATGGTTGCCACCGGCGAGCGGAGCACTTTTGCCGTGTACCTGGGGGTGGGTTCCGAGCCTCCCACGCTGCCGCTCATTGCCGCCCTGCACAGCACCGGGCACCGCGTGCTGCTGCCGGTCTGCGGACCTGCCCGCACCCTCTCGTGGGTCTACTGGACCCCGGCCACCCGGTTCGTCCGCAGCAGCTACGCACCCATCGATGAACCCGTCGGGGAACAGCACGGCACCGAGACCATGCAGGAAGCGGCCGGGATCTTCGCTCCTGCCACAGCCGTGGACCTGTCCGGCAACCGGATCGGCCAGGGCGGCGGCTATTACGACAAGTTCCTCGCCGGACTGGAAGCTGACGGACTGCCCGTGCCTGCTGCTGCGGTGGTGTTTGACCACGAAGTCCTGCCGGCCGGGAGCATCCCGGCAGAGTCCTTCGACCACAAGATCCCGGTAGCAGTCACGCCGTCACACCTCACGAAGCTAATGTGA
- a CDS encoding FmdB family zinc ribbon protein gives MPTYAYACKDCSHAFEIVQSFTDSSLTSCPECEGTLRKKFNSVGVVFKGSGFYRTDSRDSKGSSVSPAPASAPAPAAAAAS, from the coding sequence GTGCCCACGTATGCATACGCCTGCAAGGACTGCAGCCACGCCTTCGAGATCGTGCAGTCGTTCACCGACAGCTCCCTCACCTCCTGCCCTGAGTGCGAGGGAACCCTGCGCAAGAAGTTCAACAGCGTCGGCGTCGTCTTCAAGGGGTCCGGCTTCTACCGGACCGACTCGCGGGATTCCAAGGGCAGCAGCGTCTCACCTGCCCCGGCGTCCGCTCCGGCACCTGCCGCCGCAGCAGCCAGCTGA
- the cpaB gene encoding Flp pilus assembly protein CpaB, translated as MPSSFRTHGLSSPRQSFRSRSPGRSGPPAPRRFASWLTRNRRLVVALLLCAAAGITVQQLTPAPAHTVTALASARDLPAGTALSGADVLPVSVPPGMMPAGAFTDAAALEGKQLAAPLRKGQLLSDTQVLGPGLLAGAPPGSAAVPLRMADPSSIQLVAPGQLVNIVMTNGTDYGKAAESEVLAASVPVLWTSGQGGQTGQWLGTGETEGLIVVAADPDQARRLAGSSTQGKLFFVLVGAQG; from the coding sequence ATGCCCTCCAGCTTCCGCACCCACGGACTTTCGTCGCCCAGGCAGAGCTTTCGGTCCCGAAGCCCTGGCCGTTCCGGACCGCCCGCCCCCCGGCGCTTCGCTTCGTGGCTCACCCGTAACCGCCGGCTCGTTGTTGCGCTCCTTTTGTGCGCTGCCGCCGGCATCACCGTCCAGCAGCTGACACCGGCGCCGGCCCACACGGTCACTGCCCTCGCATCGGCGCGGGATCTTCCCGCGGGAACCGCGCTGTCCGGGGCTGACGTATTGCCGGTTAGCGTGCCGCCCGGGATGATGCCCGCCGGAGCCTTCACAGACGCCGCCGCCCTTGAAGGCAAGCAGCTGGCGGCCCCTCTCCGGAAGGGCCAGCTGCTTTCGGATACACAGGTTCTGGGCCCCGGCCTGCTGGCGGGCGCCCCTCCCGGATCGGCGGCTGTGCCGTTGAGGATGGCTGATCCGTCGTCGATCCAGCTGGTGGCACCCGGCCAGCTCGTCAACATTGTCATGACCAACGGCACCGACTACGGCAAGGCCGCCGAATCAGAAGTGCTGGCAGCTTCCGTACCCGTCCTCTGGACATCAGGACAGGGCGGACAAACCGGGCAGTGGCTTGGCACAGGCGAAACCGAGGGCCTCATAGTGGTCGCCGCCGATCCTGACCAGGCGCGCCGCCTCGCCGGCTCCTCGACCCAGGGCAAGCTCTTCTTCGTACTGGTTGGAGCGCAGGGCTAG
- a CDS encoding AAA family ATPase: MPVWSRASRASAEKKAVVSVGQGLPEGSEELRKWLSGLKPVTGADTMLRFTKTPEGSIDLTHAHPSGLAQLMAGRRTRLSTLIRDHAQYVVAARASRNLRSKIFELSNDRGIDAGYFSAGTVSWTSAVGGKPQRVSAPVMLTAISLTVRPGEDDYELQLTEQAQINPALIRHLKSIHGIVFDVNAVTRMAYSTARFDPQPVLDRLGTLIKPIHGAEVEHNLLVSTFADLSGNLDDPWINQNNALVAALARSGTGEAVEVAELAEGRFQDIDQRDPASELLLLDADADQQYVVDAVRAGDSLLVSSPPGTGQTQTAINTIGALVDEGKTVLVVGDRRASLSEIGAQLETLGLESILFALTGTATPLQLKGQLVRAIVRNEKSLQPQLDNLHATLAEHRHALMDHVASLHNVRQRWGCSPYQAMQSLAELTSIQPAPATTVRLKRSVLDNIRDREELAGRLHRAAELGSFSRASTASPWHGARLLTRKETEEAQEVARSVEKNLPVLRNRMNEVAEHAQIRLGSSFSEWGAQLELLMAVRESLDKFTPDIFDRPVHDLISATATSPWRRERNIEMPSMQRSRLRRVAKEYVRPGVHIADLHSSLVLVQEQRALWADYATTQRHPAVPSGLGELNVMYRSLERELTQLGAAVKHTAAGGDLQHTPYEELMERLERLVADTRTLKTLPERTLLIENMREHGLGELLTDLAEREVPAESVASELELAWWQSALEAMISGDDYLAMSDGDALRQLEAEYRLADNAHIASGAARLRWTLSERWRAGIAENPRQADLLRSLLKDGRVTLAALTAQAPALVPMLVPVWSVSPYLMTGLLPAEQKFDAVVILDAEATSLQAVLPAIARAKQVIAFGDDKIASPRTFTVGVERLAAGETAHQGVESAYTALSGVLPVRRLTSAYRAVDEDLVLQLSKSFYDGRLHRLPEGQTATGLDRALLVEYLPDGTGLPSADQEGVESAVAEVNRVVDLVFEHARLRPRTSLAVVTASLRHAARIGEAIRLQLPNYPLLASFFSAGPESFRVVDLERAQGLVRDHVIFSPGYGRTPHGRALHNFGPLSAEGGRAKFALAMTRARRSLHVLTCFKPEDLDVSRLSHGAADFYELLNREIAGNTDLGTPASRAAASEQALGADPLVADLGDRLRARGARVWHQYDGVIDVAAAADPVNSIGQDDAEIPRPVAIESDGTEQYHRMSVRERSRLRPQLLERLGWRYMPLWTIEVFTDPSACADRIGGYLGLEKPVAAGFSSTSQAYFEDDVDNLTLNNAEPGGTDEGRAAGAEEAEDIKEKSMDTNSGTADSQSAPHGGTDDAAADGPRQAAGAVVPAGVLPNKASEDDPKRWGDHGSDYDHDAWLQEQKPPHWG, encoded by the coding sequence ATGCCGGTATGGTCCAGGGCGTCACGTGCAAGCGCAGAAAAGAAGGCAGTAGTGTCAGTTGGTCAAGGCCTCCCAGAGGGCTCCGAGGAGCTCAGGAAGTGGCTGTCGGGGCTTAAGCCGGTCACCGGAGCAGACACGATGCTTCGATTCACCAAGACCCCGGAAGGCTCAATCGACCTTACCCATGCGCATCCGTCGGGCTTAGCCCAGCTCATGGCGGGAAGGCGCACCCGCCTGTCCACCCTGATCCGCGATCACGCACAGTACGTGGTGGCCGCCAGGGCTTCACGGAACCTCCGCTCCAAGATTTTCGAGCTCAGCAACGACCGCGGCATCGACGCAGGCTACTTTTCGGCCGGTACTGTGTCCTGGACGTCGGCTGTTGGCGGAAAGCCCCAGCGGGTGTCTGCGCCCGTGATGCTCACAGCCATCTCCCTGACCGTCCGTCCGGGCGAGGACGACTACGAACTCCAGCTGACGGAGCAGGCACAGATCAATCCGGCGCTTATCCGGCACCTGAAAAGCATCCACGGCATTGTCTTCGACGTTAACGCCGTCACCCGGATGGCATACAGCACGGCCCGGTTTGATCCACAGCCCGTCCTGGACCGGCTGGGGACGCTCATCAAGCCCATCCACGGGGCCGAGGTGGAGCACAACCTGCTCGTCTCAACCTTCGCCGACCTTTCCGGGAACCTCGATGACCCGTGGATCAACCAGAACAACGCCCTTGTCGCAGCCCTGGCCCGGTCCGGAACCGGCGAGGCCGTGGAGGTGGCTGAACTAGCGGAGGGCCGCTTCCAGGACATTGACCAGCGGGACCCGGCCTCGGAGCTGCTGCTCCTCGACGCCGACGCCGACCAGCAGTATGTGGTGGATGCCGTTCGTGCCGGGGACTCCCTTCTCGTCAGCAGCCCGCCCGGAACCGGCCAGACCCAGACGGCCATCAACACCATCGGCGCGCTGGTGGACGAAGGAAAGACTGTCCTGGTGGTAGGCGACCGCCGTGCCAGCCTCAGCGAGATCGGGGCCCAGCTTGAGACGCTGGGCCTGGAGTCCATCCTGTTTGCCCTGACCGGCACGGCGACACCCCTGCAGCTCAAGGGACAGCTGGTGCGGGCCATTGTCCGCAATGAAAAGTCGCTTCAGCCCCAGCTCGACAACCTGCACGCCACGCTCGCAGAGCACCGTCATGCCCTGATGGACCATGTGGCCTCCCTGCACAATGTCCGCCAGCGCTGGGGCTGCTCGCCTTACCAGGCCATGCAGTCACTGGCTGAGCTGACGTCCATCCAGCCGGCGCCGGCCACCACGGTGCGGCTAAAGCGAAGCGTCCTGGACAATATCAGGGACCGGGAGGAACTGGCCGGCAGGCTCCATCGCGCCGCCGAACTGGGCAGTTTCAGCCGGGCGTCCACGGCCAGCCCCTGGCACGGGGCGCGGCTTCTGACCCGAAAGGAAACCGAGGAGGCGCAGGAAGTTGCGCGCTCGGTTGAGAAGAACCTGCCCGTGCTCCGGAACCGCATGAACGAGGTGGCCGAGCACGCGCAGATCCGCCTCGGGTCGAGCTTCTCCGAATGGGGTGCCCAGCTCGAATTGCTGATGGCGGTCCGGGAGAGCCTGGATAAGTTCACCCCGGACATCTTCGACCGGCCCGTCCACGACCTCATCTCGGCCACCGCCACCTCGCCGTGGCGCCGCGAACGCAACATCGAGATGCCGTCCATGCAGCGTTCCCGGCTGCGCCGCGTCGCCAAGGAGTACGTTCGTCCCGGCGTGCACATCGCCGACCTCCACAGCTCCCTGGTGCTGGTCCAGGAGCAGCGGGCCCTCTGGGCGGACTACGCCACCACGCAGCGCCATCCCGCGGTGCCGTCAGGCCTGGGCGAACTGAACGTGATGTACCGCAGCCTGGAGCGCGAACTGACCCAGCTCGGTGCGGCGGTTAAGCACACGGCGGCCGGCGGAGACCTCCAGCACACGCCGTACGAAGAACTGATGGAACGCCTGGAACGGCTGGTGGCCGACACCCGGACGCTCAAGACGCTCCCTGAGCGGACGCTGCTCATCGAGAACATGCGTGAGCACGGGCTCGGGGAACTCCTCACCGACCTGGCGGAGCGTGAGGTGCCGGCAGAATCGGTCGCATCCGAGCTGGAACTTGCCTGGTGGCAGTCGGCCCTTGAAGCGATGATCAGCGGCGATGACTATCTGGCCATGTCCGACGGCGACGCGCTGCGGCAGCTGGAAGCCGAGTACCGCCTGGCGGACAACGCCCACATCGCCAGCGGTGCCGCCAGGCTGCGTTGGACACTCTCCGAGCGCTGGCGCGCCGGCATCGCCGAGAACCCCCGGCAGGCAGACCTGCTCCGGAGCCTCCTTAAGGACGGACGGGTCACCCTGGCTGCCCTCACGGCACAGGCACCGGCGTTGGTTCCCATGCTGGTGCCCGTGTGGTCCGTGAGCCCCTACCTGATGACCGGACTGCTCCCGGCGGAGCAGAAGTTCGATGCCGTGGTCATCCTCGATGCCGAAGCGACCTCCCTTCAGGCGGTCCTTCCCGCCATCGCCCGTGCCAAGCAGGTGATTGCCTTCGGCGACGACAAGATTGCCAGCCCCCGCACTTTCACCGTGGGCGTCGAACGGCTTGCTGCCGGCGAAACCGCCCACCAGGGGGTCGAGAGTGCCTACACAGCGCTGTCCGGCGTGCTGCCCGTCCGGCGGTTGACGTCAGCGTACCGGGCCGTTGACGAAGACCTCGTGCTGCAGCTGAGCAAGAGTTTCTACGACGGCCGCCTCCACAGGCTCCCCGAGGGACAGACGGCCACCGGGCTGGACCGCGCCTTGCTTGTGGAATACCTGCCGGACGGCACCGGCTTGCCGAGCGCCGACCAGGAGGGCGTGGAATCCGCCGTCGCCGAGGTCAACCGCGTGGTGGACCTGGTCTTTGAACATGCCCGACTGCGCCCACGGACCTCCCTGGCAGTGGTCACTGCCAGCCTCCGCCACGCCGCCAGGATTGGCGAGGCCATCCGGCTGCAGCTGCCCAACTACCCGCTGCTGGCAAGTTTCTTCAGTGCCGGGCCCGAATCCTTCCGGGTGGTGGACCTGGAACGGGCCCAGGGGCTGGTCCGCGACCACGTGATCTTCTCCCCGGGCTACGGCCGTACGCCGCACGGCCGTGCGCTCCACAACTTCGGTCCCTTGTCGGCCGAGGGCGGCCGGGCAAAATTCGCCCTGGCCATGACCCGGGCCCGGCGTTCCCTGCACGTGCTTACCTGCTTCAAACCGGAAGACCTGGACGTCAGCCGTCTCAGCCACGGGGCAGCCGACTTCTATGAATTGCTCAACCGCGAAATCGCCGGTAACACCGACCTGGGGACTCCGGCCTCCCGCGCGGCAGCGAGCGAGCAGGCACTCGGGGCCGACCCCCTGGTGGCCGACCTGGGGGATAGGCTGCGTGCCCGCGGTGCCAGGGTCTGGCACCAGTACGACGGCGTGATCGACGTTGCCGCGGCTGCGGATCCGGTGAATTCCATCGGCCAGGATGACGCCGAGATCCCCCGGCCTGTAGCCATTGAGTCCGACGGCACTGAGCAGTACCACCGAATGAGCGTCCGGGAACGGAGCCGGCTCCGGCCGCAGTTGTTGGAACGGCTGGGCTGGCGTTACATGCCGTTGTGGACAATCGAGGTGTTCACCGATCCTTCCGCCTGCGCTGACCGGATCGGCGGTTACCTGGGCTTGGAGAAGCCGGTTGCCGCAGGCTTCTCCTCAACCTCGCAAGCGTACTTCGAGGATGATGTAGACAACCTGACGTTGAACAACGCAGAGCCGGGCGGGACGGACGAGGGCCGCGCGGCCGGCGCTGAAGAAGCGGAAGATATCAAGGAAAAAAGCATGGACACCAACAGCGGAACAGCGGACAGCCAGAGCGCCCCTCACGGCGGGACGGACGATGCGGCGGCCGACGGGCCCCGCCAGGCAGCGGGGGCCGTCGTTCCGGCGGGCGTGCTGCCGAACAAGGCTTCCGAGGATGACCCCAAGCGCTGGGGCGATCACGGGTCGGACTACGACCACGATGCCTGGCTGCAGGAGCAGAAACCACCGCACTGGGGCTGA
- the guaA gene encoding glutamine-hydrolyzing GMP synthase, whose translation MTTPTASQTSQKPVLVVDYGAQYAQLIARRVREANVYSEVVPHTYSTEQLLAKNPAAIILSGGPSSVYADGAPKVGADLFEAGIPVFGICYGFQAMADALGGTVAQTGLREYGATEATTVGEARSILDGLPHHQKTWMSHGDSVQEAPEGFEVLATTAGAPVAAFANEEKCLYGVQWHPEVKHSAYGQQVLENFLFKGAKLEPNWTTGNILEEQVDRIRKQIGDARVICGLSGGVDSAVAAALVQRAVGDQLTCVFVDHGLLREGEAEQVERDFVAATGVKLYVANEQERFQAALAGVSDPETKRKIIGREFIRAFEEAELAIIAEAAAHGEKIKFLVQGTLYPDVVESGGGEGAANIKSHHNVGGLPEDLQFELVEPLRALFKDEVRAVGAQLGLPQEIVGRQPFPGPGLGIRIVGEVTKERLDLLRKADAIARAELTAAGLDNEVWQMPVVLLADVRSVGVQGDGRTYGHPIVLRPVSSEDAMTADWSRLPYDLLARISNRITNEVDGVNRVVLDVTSKPPGTIEWE comes from the coding sequence GACTACGGTGCCCAGTACGCGCAGCTGATTGCCCGCCGCGTCCGGGAAGCAAATGTGTATTCGGAAGTGGTTCCGCATACCTACAGCACCGAGCAGCTACTGGCCAAGAACCCCGCCGCCATCATCCTTTCGGGTGGCCCTTCCAGCGTGTATGCCGACGGCGCACCGAAGGTGGGTGCAGACCTCTTCGAAGCCGGGATCCCCGTTTTCGGCATCTGCTACGGCTTTCAGGCGATGGCCGACGCCCTTGGCGGCACGGTAGCCCAGACAGGCCTGCGCGAATACGGCGCGACGGAAGCCACCACGGTGGGGGAGGCCCGGTCCATCCTGGACGGCCTGCCGCACCACCAGAAAACCTGGATGAGCCACGGCGATTCCGTCCAGGAAGCCCCGGAAGGCTTCGAAGTGCTGGCCACCACTGCCGGCGCTCCCGTGGCGGCATTCGCCAACGAGGAGAAGTGCCTCTACGGCGTGCAGTGGCACCCTGAGGTCAAGCACTCGGCCTACGGCCAGCAGGTGCTCGAGAACTTCCTGTTCAAGGGCGCGAAACTGGAACCGAACTGGACCACGGGCAACATCCTCGAGGAGCAGGTGGACCGCATCCGCAAGCAGATCGGCGACGCCAGGGTCATCTGCGGCCTGTCCGGCGGCGTTGACTCGGCCGTCGCGGCTGCCCTGGTCCAGCGCGCCGTGGGCGATCAGCTGACATGTGTGTTCGTGGACCACGGCCTGCTGCGTGAAGGCGAAGCCGAGCAGGTTGAGCGCGACTTCGTGGCAGCCACCGGCGTCAAGCTTTACGTTGCCAACGAGCAGGAGCGGTTCCAGGCGGCACTCGCCGGAGTCAGCGATCCTGAGACGAAGCGCAAGATCATCGGCCGCGAGTTCATCCGGGCGTTCGAGGAAGCCGAACTGGCGATCATCGCCGAGGCCGCAGCCCACGGTGAAAAGATCAAGTTCCTGGTACAGGGAACGCTGTACCCGGACGTCGTCGAATCCGGCGGCGGCGAAGGTGCGGCCAACATCAAGAGCCACCACAACGTGGGCGGCCTGCCGGAAGACCTGCAGTTCGAGCTCGTTGAGCCGCTTCGTGCGCTGTTCAAGGATGAGGTCCGCGCTGTCGGTGCCCAGCTGGGACTGCCGCAGGAAATCGTGGGCCGCCAGCCCTTCCCGGGCCCGGGCCTCGGTATCCGCATCGTCGGCGAAGTCACCAAGGAACGACTGGACCTGCTGCGCAAGGCCGACGCCATCGCCCGGGCCGAACTGACTGCGGCCGGCCTGGACAACGAGGTGTGGCAGATGCCTGTAGTGCTGCTGGCGGATGTCCGCAGCGTCGGCGTCCAGGGAGACGGCCGCACCTACGGGCACCCGATCGTCCTTCGTCCCGTTTCGTCCGAGGACGCCATGACCGCTGACTGGTCACGGCTTCCGTACGACCTGCTGGCAAGGATCTCCAACCGCATCACCAACGAGGTCGACGGCGTCAACCGGGTGGTGCTGGACGTGACCAGCAAGCCGCCGGGAACCATCGAGTGGGAATAG